The following are encoded together in the Planctomycetaceae bacterium genome:
- a CDS encoding TolC family protein: MMNRLRLGMISLAAMLAAVQVGCVSPGEVDQDVITRYQQAMLARAPLAREADQGVKSLQPAGNTGPAAPVVKDAAGNAAVAVTLDHVIKWALANNPDIAVVSFDPAISYEQMVAAAAEFDYVLFANASHVYTDQFSAAGRSSAAIPRPSKYDDVSVGVRQKTVTGAEWSATFDAPRTYNDSFAPGFHESWQPSLNLTVTQPLLRNGWPTFNLAQLRIARVNERFTIEQFRQTVEQSVTDAVAAYWQLYQAQRNVVIQESLLRMTEATLEKVKARMAVDATIIQLSQIQSALESRRSLLIQGRKNFADAQQALARLVGHRQVNVLNYNIVPATLPVTAKVEINTTDQLLTALRHNPQLEQARLSLAVADINVDIAKNQALPLLNFTAGTFIQGQGGSFGSGWSDLWSSDMIGYNIGLEFEYPIGNRAREADLRRRRLERLKSIATIQANADTIAVNVGERIRQINNSYEQVKVQEQALQYARTLLQALEDSEIKGRLTPEYLNVKLNAQADVARAELLVIEAQVNYNTALIQLAQQTGTVLEFNGVKLALPTIPGGLPPVRSDEATCPQRLIGQPAIAPPQKTRIPLDSR, translated from the coding sequence ATGATGAATCGCTTAAGATTAGGGATGATCTCGCTGGCGGCGATGCTGGCGGCGGTGCAGGTCGGTTGCGTCTCTCCCGGTGAAGTCGACCAGGACGTCATCACCCGCTATCAGCAGGCCATGCTCGCCCGGGCGCCCCTGGCACGCGAGGCCGACCAGGGCGTCAAGTCGCTCCAACCGGCAGGGAACACCGGACCGGCCGCCCCCGTCGTCAAAGACGCCGCCGGAAACGCCGCCGTCGCCGTCACGCTCGATCACGTGATCAAGTGGGCCCTGGCCAACAATCCCGACATCGCCGTCGTCAGCTTCGACCCGGCGATCTCCTACGAGCAGATGGTCGCCGCCGCGGCGGAGTTCGACTACGTGCTGTTTGCCAATGCCAGCCACGTTTACACCGACCAGTTCTCGGCGGCCGGACGCAGCAGCGCGGCCATCCCGCGCCCTTCGAAGTACGACGACGTCAGCGTGGGCGTTAGACAGAAAACCGTCACCGGCGCCGAGTGGTCCGCCACCTTCGACGCCCCGCGCACCTACAACGATTCCTTCGCCCCCGGTTTCCACGAGAGCTGGCAGCCGTCGCTGAACCTGACCGTCACCCAGCCGCTGCTGCGAAACGGCTGGCCTACGTTCAACCTCGCCCAGCTCCGCATCGCCCGCGTCAATGAGCGTTTCACCATCGAGCAGTTCCGCCAGACCGTCGAGCAGTCGGTCACCGACGCGGTGGCGGCCTACTGGCAGCTCTACCAGGCCCAGCGCAACGTCGTCATCCAGGAAAGCCTGCTGCGGATGACCGAGGCGACGCTGGAGAAAGTCAAAGCCCGGATGGCCGTCGATGCCACGATCATCCAGCTCTCGCAGATCCAGTCGGCGCTGGAGAGCCGCCGCTCGCTGCTGATCCAGGGGCGCAAGAATTTCGCCGATGCGCAGCAAGCCCTGGCCAGACTGGTCGGGCATCGTCAGGTCAACGTCCTGAACTACAACATCGTTCCCGCCACGTTGCCCGTTACCGCCAAGGTCGAGATCAACACCACCGATCAACTCCTGACCGCCTTGCGCCACAATCCGCAACTGGAACAGGCCCGCCTGTCGCTGGCGGTGGCCGACATCAATGTCGACATCGCCAAGAACCAGGCCCTGCCGCTGCTGAACTTCACGGCAGGCACGTTCATCCAGGGCCAGGGCGGCAGCTTCGGTTCGGGCTGGAGCGACCTGTGGAGCTCGGACATGATCGGCTACAACATCGGTCTGGAGTTTGAGTATCCCATCGGCAACCGCGCCCGCGAGGCGGACCTGCGCCGCCGCCGCCTGGAGCGGTTGAAGTCCATCGCGACGATCCAGGCCAACGCCGACACCATCGCCGTCAACGTCGGCGAACGCATCCGACAGATCAACAACTCCTACGAGCAGGTGAAGGTCCAGGAGCAGGCCCTCCAGTACGCCCGCACCCTGCTGCAGGCGCTGGAAGACAGCGAGATCAAAGGCCGCCTGACCCCCGAGTACCTCAACGTCAAGCTCAACGCCCAGGCCGATGTCGCCCGGGCCGAACTGCTGGTCATCGAGGCGCAAGTCAACTACAACACCGCCCTGATCCAACTGGCCCAGCAGACCGGTACCGTCCTGGAGTTCAATGGCGTGAAGCTGGCCCTGCCCACCATCCCGGGCGGACTGCCCCCCGTCAGGAGCGACGAAGCCACCTGCCCGCAGCGCCTGATCGGCCAACCGGCCATCGCTCCGCCCCAGAAGACCCGCATCCCCCTTGACAGTCGCTGA
- a CDS encoding STAS domain-containing protein, which yields MGIQNWSDEITVVELNDDPQFSEDLSALMDGLEGTPNDVVLNFTAVGFINSSNVAKLLRLRKMMMSSQRRLILCGINTHVWGVFLVTGLDKIYEVANDISTALAIIQLGNVGTDQ from the coding sequence ATGGGCATCCAGAACTGGTCAGACGAGATCACTGTTGTCGAGCTGAACGACGATCCGCAGTTTTCGGAGGATCTCTCTGCGCTGATGGACGGTCTGGAAGGCACGCCCAATGACGTGGTGCTCAACTTCACTGCCGTGGGGTTCATCAACAGTTCCAACGTCGCCAAGCTGCTGCGCCTTCGCAAGATGATGATGAGCTCGCAGCGGCGGCTGATCCTGTGCGGGATCAACACGCACGTCTGGGGCGTGTTCCTGGTGACGGGGCTGGACAAGATCTACGAAGTGGCCAACGACATTTCCACGGCATTGGCGATCATCCAACTGGGCAACGTGGGAACGGACCAGTAG
- a CDS encoding ribonuclease D, which yields MKSSDTTVDIIAKPDALREVCDALAAAGTFGFDTEFIRERSYLPQLCLVQVATDRAVWLIDPLKTDTAPLWELVADPAIRKIAHAPEQDLELCYLQSQRTPANIFDVQVAAGLVGLHYPISYGRLVQAVTGKAIMQDQTVSDWSRRPLTPQQLDYARDDVRYLVSIAGELQRRLEKYGRCAWMEREMAELEHPAQYVRDSKLLYRKVHGWKQLHRKELAVLQELALWREGAAAEEDLPPRTFLRDPVLLALARSRPLTAAGVRNVRGLPRPVAERHGERIMAAIERGGAAQKSDSPPPDRTHVSEDSVDQMLIDLASALGQSLCLSGNMAPSLLATRKDYADLVRCVLQEQPAAPDMALSSGWREEFAGRCIREFLCGQGVLRVNCRGGKTRLTLE from the coding sequence ATGAAATCCTCTGATACCACTGTTGACATCATCGCCAAACCGGATGCACTGCGAGAGGTCTGCGACGCGCTGGCGGCCGCGGGGACCTTTGGCTTCGACACCGAGTTCATCCGCGAGCGCAGCTATCTGCCGCAGCTTTGCCTGGTGCAGGTCGCGACGGACCGGGCGGTCTGGCTGATCGACCCGCTCAAGACCGACACGGCGCCGCTGTGGGAGCTGGTGGCCGACCCGGCGATCCGCAAGATCGCCCACGCCCCCGAGCAGGACCTGGAACTGTGCTACCTGCAGTCGCAGCGGACGCCGGCCAATATCTTCGACGTGCAGGTGGCCGCCGGGCTGGTCGGCCTGCACTACCCCATCTCCTACGGGCGGCTGGTGCAGGCGGTGACGGGCAAGGCGATCATGCAGGACCAGACCGTCAGCGACTGGTCGCGCCGCCCGCTGACGCCCCAGCAGCTCGACTACGCCCGCGACGACGTGCGGTACCTGGTGTCCATCGCCGGCGAACTGCAGCGGCGGCTGGAAAAGTACGGGCGGTGCGCCTGGATGGAGCGGGAGATGGCCGAGCTGGAACACCCCGCCCAGTACGTCCGCGACAGCAAGCTGCTCTACCGCAAGGTACACGGCTGGAAGCAACTGCATCGCAAAGAACTGGCCGTTTTGCAGGAGCTGGCGTTGTGGCGCGAAGGCGCCGCGGCCGAAGAAGACCTGCCCCCTCGCACGTTCCTTCGCGACCCGGTGCTGCTGGCGCTGGCGCGCAGCCGCCCGCTGACGGCTGCGGGCGTGCGGAATGTCCGGGGTCTGCCGCGCCCGGTGGCCGAGCGGCACGGCGAGCGGATCATGGCGGCCATCGAGCGCGGCGGAGCGGCGCAGAAGAGCGACAGCCCGCCGCCGGACCGCACACACGTCAGCGAGGACAGCGTCGACCAGATGCTCATCGACCTGGCGTCGGCGTTGGGGCAGTCGCTGTGCCTGAGCGGCAACATGGCCCCGTCGCTGCTGGCAACGCGCAAGGACTACGCCGACCTGGTGCGCTGCGTGCTGCAGGAACAGCCCGCCGCGCCGGACATGGCCTTGTCGTCGGGTTGGCGAGAGGAGTTCGCCGGGCGATGCATTCGCGAGTTCCTCTGCGGCCAGGGCGTGCTGCGAGTCAACTGCCGCGGCGGCAAGACACGGTTGACGCTGGAATAG
- a CDS encoding PAS domain S-box protein, whose translation MANLKRGPIPKALFDALAEKINDLVYSADCKGRLMYVSPQVARYGITPEQSIGRSLLEFVDPRDQERVAADFARTMSTGEEYLTQFRLAGRRGRDVWLEDLGKLRRNAHGDIVGIDGILRDITDRKEAEAARQAALDRLVELEAIIDRSPAMVFLWRVADGWPVEYVTKNVQQLGYSVDDFFSGRVSWGQITCSDDIPRLEREVAEHLQAGRDEFCQSYRLMNKSGEIRWMEDRNRVVRDAAGAITHIQGIVLDVTDRKRAEEASCRSEETARTKTEVLGKLMDVVPVGILVAHDPQCQVITGNHAANHLFEADEDENVSAGASNDSQTRPRRFFQNGRELRAQELPMQVAAASGVEVPGAETDVLLPSGRTISLLGKAAPLLDAAGKVRGSIAAFLDITDRKRYRTRLKSLALELTLAEHRERARMAKVLHDGLQQLLVAAKLRLPAIERSSDPAIYKAGLEIRGLLDESIKTSRSLTTELSPPILLNQGLTAAMQWLAGWMHETHDLTVNLDIKIATSPIGENLSILLFQCVRELLFNVVKHAGVKVADVQVAQSDGSIQISIADKGSGFDPKAPRANKSAGGFGLFNVAERLQLLGARMDIVSAPGQGSRFTITAPVASGATSAAAIVSDC comes from the coding sequence ATGGCGAATTTGAAGCGCGGTCCGATCCCAAAGGCCCTGTTCGATGCGCTGGCTGAGAAAATCAATGACCTTGTCTACTCAGCAGACTGCAAAGGACGCTTGATGTATGTCAGCCCCCAGGTGGCGCGGTACGGGATTACACCTGAGCAGAGCATAGGCAGGTCCCTTCTGGAGTTCGTGGATCCCCGAGATCAAGAGCGGGTGGCAGCAGATTTCGCCAGAACGATGTCAACCGGAGAGGAGTATCTTACCCAGTTCAGACTGGCAGGAAGGCGGGGACGTGACGTGTGGCTGGAGGACCTCGGCAAGCTTCGCCGCAACGCCCATGGGGACATTGTCGGCATCGACGGAATCCTGAGGGATATTACTGATCGCAAAGAGGCCGAGGCGGCGCGACAAGCCGCTCTGGACAGACTGGTGGAACTGGAGGCCATCATCGACAGAAGTCCGGCCATGGTCTTTCTCTGGCGAGTTGCTGACGGCTGGCCGGTGGAGTACGTCACAAAGAATGTGCAGCAGCTTGGGTATTCGGTAGACGACTTCTTCAGCGGGCGCGTGTCGTGGGGCCAGATTACCTGCTCTGACGATATCCCAAGACTTGAGCGCGAGGTGGCGGAGCACCTGCAGGCCGGCAGGGACGAGTTTTGCCAAAGCTATCGGCTGATGAACAAATCCGGGGAGATTCGCTGGATGGAAGATCGCAACCGGGTGGTCCGTGATGCAGCGGGGGCCATCACCCACATCCAGGGCATTGTGCTGGACGTCACTGATCGCAAGCGGGCCGAAGAGGCATCTTGTCGAAGCGAAGAGACTGCCCGTACGAAAACCGAGGTATTGGGCAAGCTGATGGACGTAGTTCCCGTCGGGATATTGGTCGCTCACGACCCGCAATGCCAAGTCATCACCGGCAACCACGCAGCAAACCACCTGTTTGAGGCTGATGAAGATGAGAATGTTTCCGCAGGGGCGAGTAACGACTCTCAGACCCGCCCCAGGCGATTCTTCCAGAACGGACGGGAACTGCGGGCCCAAGAACTTCCCATGCAGGTGGCCGCGGCCAGCGGGGTGGAAGTCCCAGGTGCAGAGACGGATGTGCTGTTGCCCAGCGGCAGAACCATATCGTTGCTGGGCAAGGCTGCCCCTCTGTTGGATGCCGCCGGTAAGGTGCGTGGCTCCATCGCCGCCTTCCTGGATATCACCGATCGCAAGCGATACCGGACTCGACTCAAATCATTGGCATTGGAGTTGACCTTGGCCGAACATCGGGAACGGGCCCGTATGGCAAAAGTCCTCCACGACGGCCTCCAGCAATTGCTGGTTGCGGCCAAACTGCGTCTGCCGGCTATAGAGCGCTCCAGTGATCCTGCTATATACAAAGCCGGATTAGAGATCCGGGGGCTGCTTGACGAGTCCATCAAGACGTCCCGTTCGCTGACGACTGAATTAAGCCCCCCGATATTGCTCAATCAAGGCCTGACTGCAGCGATGCAGTGGCTGGCCGGCTGGATGCACGAAACGCACGACCTCACAGTGAACCTGGACATCAAGATCGCGACAAGCCCAATAGGCGAAAACCTCTCAATTTTGCTCTTTCAATGCGTTCGCGAGTTGCTGTTCAACGTGGTCAAGCACGCCGGCGTCAAGGTGGCCGATGTGCAGGTGGCCCAGTCCGATGGCTCGATTCAGATCAGCATCGCGGACAAGGGATCGGGATTTGATCCCAAGGCTCCTCGCGCCAATAAGTCTGCTGGCGGTTTTGGTCTCTTCAATGTCGCTGAACGGCTCCAACTGCTGGGCGCCCGAATGGACATAGTCAGCGCCCCCGGCCAAGGCAGCCGCTTTACAATCACCGCCCCGGTGGCCTCTGGCGCAACTTCCGCAGCCGCGATCGTGTCCGACTGTTAG